A single window of uncultured Pseudodesulfovibrio sp. DNA harbors:
- a CDS encoding sugar phosphate isomerase/epimerase, which produces MLNSSIINDMDAEFTGHTGPQILLSAGCLFHLPLKLIARIGRDAGFVGMELIMNSPKLTPEAGLEKIDEILPIRSLHAPFRDWAAWGGHLNSWKATTALANSLPQADHITMHPPGSKLANMIQNRWFEKAYDLPLLLDAKGRIQFSLENMPWAEGSPFAKDPLERLMDQCRDKNVGLTFDVCHMGVSGRDVLHAIDKVPDNLLYNVHYSDAVGYTEHLTPGVGNLPLEDFLNRLGKRDYDRYITLELEPAAFPDDVDGTIRILSDLRETMKAQVEQGKRDAEYAARIP; this is translated from the coding sequence GTGCTCAATTCATCTATTATCAACGACATGGACGCAGAATTCACTGGTCACACCGGCCCCCAGATCCTGCTGTCGGCAGGGTGTCTCTTCCATCTCCCGCTGAAGCTCATCGCGCGCATTGGCCGGGACGCTGGCTTTGTGGGCATGGAATTAATCATGAATTCACCCAAACTCACACCCGAGGCAGGACTGGAAAAGATTGATGAGATATTGCCCATACGAAGCCTGCATGCACCGTTTCGTGACTGGGCCGCTTGGGGCGGACATCTCAATTCATGGAAAGCGACGACAGCTTTGGCCAACTCGCTTCCTCAAGCCGATCACATCACCATGCACCCTCCCGGCTCCAAGCTTGCCAACATGATCCAGAACCGCTGGTTCGAAAAGGCCTATGACTTGCCGTTATTGCTCGACGCCAAAGGGCGTATACAATTTTCACTGGAAAACATGCCTTGGGCCGAGGGTTCGCCCTTTGCCAAAGACCCACTCGAAAGGCTCATGGATCAATGTCGGGACAAAAACGTCGGCCTCACCTTTGACGTGTGCCATATGGGTGTTTCGGGACGCGATGTACTTCACGCCATAGACAAGGTGCCTGACAATTTGTTGTACAATGTGCATTACTCTGATGCGGTTGGATACACCGAGCACCTGACACCCGGCGTAGGGAATCTGCCACTGGAAGATTTTCTCAACCGACTTGGCAAACGCGACTATGACCGTTACATAACTCTTGAATTGGAACCGGCTGCATTCCCAGATGACGTTGATGGGACCATTAGAATCCTCTCCGACTTACGGGAAACCATGAAGGCACAAGTGGAACAAGGAAAGAGAGACGCTGAATATGCCGCACGCATACCTTGA
- a CDS encoding PaaI family thioesterase: MPHAYLEQVRQKNQTINPLLAFLGIEVDEIKPDNAILRLPAKPELLQGAGVVAGGILATLLDETMAHAVLGGNPQGKRTATVDMNVSYLRPVQPHTDLVCKARVVKRGSRILFTEASVQADGRDVARATASFLPI; encoded by the coding sequence ATGCCGCACGCATACCTTGAACAAGTTCGCCAGAAAAACCAGACAATCAACCCGCTCCTTGCCTTCCTTGGCATTGAAGTTGATGAAATCAAACCGGATAACGCAATTCTCAGACTGCCAGCCAAACCGGAACTCCTTCAAGGCGCGGGGGTTGTCGCCGGTGGCATACTGGCGACCCTGTTGGATGAAACCATGGCCCATGCCGTACTGGGTGGAAACCCGCAAGGCAAACGGACCGCGACTGTGGACATGAATGTCAGCTACCTTCGTCCGGTACAACCTCATACAGATCTCGTTTGCAAAGCCCGGGTGGTCAAGCGTGGCAGCCGCATACTCTTCACAGAAGCCAGCGTTCAGGCTGATGGCCGTGACGTTGCCCGAGCTACCGCATCTTTCCTGCCCATATGA
- a CDS encoding thioredoxin domain-containing protein — translation MTTDTKLIVCPACRALNRVHAGREAKAVCGKCKAKVFEATPLELVGPTFDRHIAKNDVPVLVDFYSPTCGPCLMMGPQFDDAAKRLHPKARLAKLDTTADQAIAARFNVMAVPTLILFKEGREIARQQGAMNTQDIENWVNSSIG, via the coding sequence ATGACGACTGACACAAAACTCATTGTCTGCCCCGCCTGCCGAGCTCTCAACCGTGTTCATGCCGGACGTGAAGCCAAAGCTGTATGCGGCAAATGCAAGGCCAAGGTTTTCGAAGCAACACCCTTGGAACTGGTTGGCCCCACGTTTGACCGCCATATTGCCAAAAACGACGTCCCTGTACTGGTGGATTTTTATTCTCCCACCTGCGGGCCATGCCTGATGATGGGACCACAATTCGATGATGCGGCAAAACGACTTCATCCCAAGGCGCGTCTGGCCAAACTGGATACCACGGCAGATCAGGCCATTGCCGCCCGGTTCAATGTCATGGCCGTTCCCACGTTGATTCTTTTCAAGGAAGGTCGTGAAATCGCACGCCAGCAAGGCGCAATGAATACGCAGGATATTGAAAACTGGGTCAACAGCTCCATAGGCTAA